The genomic window CAGTAATTGCACCATAATAATGTTTTTGACCAATTGGTAAATCAGGATATTTAGCTAAATATTCTGGACCTGCCACTACAGGCTCATGCGGTGTATGAAACCAAATGGTAGCAAAAAAAGGTTTTTCATCTAAAATTGATTTTTCTATAAAAGGAATCGCTCTATCCATAATAATACGACTGTCATCACCATCTAAATTTTCTGTTACAGGTTTTCCGTTTTGCACATAAATTGATCCTCCCCAAGAACCATCATCCATTGATCCCCAGCTGTTCCAACGTTCAGGAGTTTTTGTAGGATCCCATGTTGGCACGGCACTTTTTGTAGCAAAAGTTTCATCGTAGCCATGATGCCATGGAGGTGAGTACATGCCTCTAGATTCTACTTTGTCTGGTTCTACCCAACCTAAATGCCATTTCCCAAAAAAACCTGTAGAATAATCTACTTTTTTTAATACCTCAGCAATTGTGGTTTCGGCTGGTCTCATACCTCCTGTATGCGCTGCAAAAACACCTTGACGAAATGGGCTTCTACCCGTTAAAACACTAGCTCTAGTTGGTGAACATAATGGTGCCGCGGCATAAAAACTAGTAAACTTGATACCATCTTTAGACATCTTATCCAAATACGGTGTTATCACTTTATCATTTCCATTAAAACCGACATCGCCGTAACCAAGATCATCCGCCATAATAAGTATTATGTTTGGTTTTTTAGGCTTCAAATTATCCTGTGAATAACAATTACTAATTATAAAGCTAAAACTAGTAAATAATGCTAATTGATAAAAAAAATGAGTTCTCATATATTATTTTTTCTTTTATTCATAAAGGCTACAGCTACAAGCAAATAAATTTCTACTAGTCTAACAATCATCTTATTATTCTAATCAAACACAATTGGATCAACATATTCCTTTTTTCTAATATATAACCAAAGCCTGTTATTTTCTAAATTGCCATAATCTGAATAACCTATAGATTCCTGTCTAACAATCTCAAAAATAGTTGCTCCAACATCAATAGGATAAATGTAATTATTTTTTACTCAATATTCTGAGAATCTATCATCAAAAGACTCGAGGTAATTGAACACTAAATCGATAATTGAACAAAGTATAACGAATACAAAATCTAGTGAAGATATTTTAGCGAATACCGATGCCTCCGAGGTATTCAAAAAATGAATACAATAACTATTCCTATGGGTTTTATTAAAGAGAATTTAAAGTTCAGATACGGAACTCATTGAAATTCAAAACAAGATTAAACTAAAAACAGTAATAAATAATTAAGTACGAACTTATTCTGATTTATAAGATTTTTCTATTAAAAATAAATAACTTCGCTTTGCGTATTGGTATGAAAAAATGAAATTATAACATACTTATATGAATGAAATTTGGATTGAAAAGAATAATTCAATCTCTAATTCTAATGGAAACAAAACTTATGTATCTAGAAGTTTATGCAATTAATAAGAAAAAAAATCAGAAAAGTAAACATTTAAGATCTTGAAAATTAAAAAAAGATAGGAAAACAAACTTTTATCGAAACTTATTCTTCTGCAAACAACGAAGAAAATCTAACCGAATATTTAAGAGAAAAATTTTCTACGGAACCACTTAAGACTGAACTGAATGATAAAAATTCTGAATTTTATTTTAATGAATTTAACGAATAAGCAAATGGATATTTAAAAGTAAACACAAGACAAAACCTTTTCGAAAAAGTGATAAAATTAGCGAAAGAGAAAAATGTGGAATTTGTTTGGCTATCCGTTTGGGAGCAAAACCCAAGAGCAATTCGGTTTTATCAAAAAAAATGGATTTGTGCCATTTGATAAGCATATTTTAAAACTTAGCAATGATGAACAATATGACATTATGATAAAATTAGAACTCAATAAAGAAAAACCAGTAGCTAACGCTAACATAGTATAACAATAATAAAAACTCTTTACCAAAGAATAAAATGAAAAACACATTAATAACATTTTTGCTTTTATGTCCAATATTTTTATGGGCCGATCCATGGGACAATTTAACCTTACAGCAAGCAAAACAAGTTTGTGAATTTTTAAAAACAGATCCATATATTCTGGATTATTGCGATTGCTGTGACTATGAAGGTGAATATGCCACAAAAATCTACCTAATGAAAGTGAAATCGACAGAAATTATTACTTGCGACTGGAATTCGGAATACTATAGTGTAAGAACAGATGTTGATGTTTTGGCTGAAATTCCATATGTAAAAGAGGGACCCGACATTAATTCTGCCCATCGATACAAATCAAAACAAGAGCTAATAATAACCATGAATTATACATGGGCATACAACAAACAAAAAGAAAAGGCTGCGCCCATATACACAATTACTCCCTATGATATCTACGGAGAAAGTAACCCCAACTCTGGTTATTGTAGAGCGTTTATAAATTTCCCAAATCCAAAATATATAAAAAACAGAAAATATAAAAAGTGGTATAATAAAAGATTTTAAATTTAAGAAACACGATTGTTAACGCTTTATATATTAAACACAACATTTTTGATCTAATACAAACTCAAAAGCCTATAAACTTCTTACTTAACATAAACGAACCATTAACGAACACCCTAAACCCAGCAATAACTAGTATTAGGGATTGAACGGTTTGTTTGAAATCCTGTTTGTTTTTCCTTAAAAAAAATAAACAGATTGAGTAGGGAGATATTAATATTCATGAGTTCCTTAATTTAAAATAGAAACCCACGAATAAAGCCCACACCTTTTGGGTAACGCCCAAGTTCTAATTGGCTACTTCACTAATAAATTTAATTCGGTATAATCGTAGTTCATCATCGTCGTAATCACCATCGAATTCCTCTATGGCATCTGTAATACTATCGGTATTCGACTCCATGAAATACTCGTGAATTTCTTCTTGTTGATCTTCGTCGAGAATATCATCTATCCAGTAAGTGATATTCAATTTAGTTCCCGAATACACAATGGCTTCCATTTCTTTAATGAAATCGCCCATAGACATACCTTTGGATGATGCAATATCATCTAGTGGTAATTTTCTATCAACATTTTGAATAATATATAGCTTGTTTGCAGAATTACTTCCTGTAGATTTTACAACTAAATCGTCGGGACGCGTGATGTCGTTATCTTCTACATATTGCGCTATAAGCGCCACGAAATCCTTACCATATTTTTTAGCTTTCCCATCTCCTACACCGTGTACATTACCAAGTTCTACAATGGTTACAGGGTATTTAAGCGCCATATCTTCTAGCGATGGATCTTGAAAAACCACAAATGGTGGCACGCCGAGTTTTTTGGCATTCTTTTTTCGTAAATCTTTAAGCATACGCATTAAAACGGCATCGGCAACGGCATTTGCGCCTTTTGCAGCTGTAATTATAGAACCATCTTCTTGTGCGCCATCAAAAATATGATCTTCCGTCATCATGAAAGATACTGGGTTTTGTATAAAATCACGACCAGAATCTTTTAATTTTATAACGCCATAGGTTTCAATATCCTTTTTAAGAAATCCAGCAACTAATACTTGGCGTAAAAGTGCCATCCAATATTTGGTATCTTTCTCTTTTCCTTTTCCAAAAAAGACTTGCTCATTAGTTTTATGAGAATTTATAAGTGCGTTTTCTTTGCCCGTAAGTACGTTTACTAAATCTTTAGATTTGTACTTTTCGTTTGTATTAGAAATGGTTTCTAGTAATAATTTAACTTGTTCCTTAGCTTCACCTTTCTTTTTAGGATGTCTAACGTTATCATCCATTTCGCCTCCATCGCCTGTCTCGTTATCAAATTCTTCACCAAAATAATGAAGAATAAATTTACGCCGTGACATAGATGTTTCTGCGAAAGCAACCACTTCTTGCAATAAGGCATGACCAATTTCTTGCTCTGCCACAGGTTTGCCAGACATAAATTTTTCTAGCTTTTCAATATCTTTATAAGCGTAATAAGCCAAACAATGTCCTTCGCCACCATCTCTACCTGCTCTACCTGTTTCTTGGTAATAACTTTCTATACTTTTTGGAATATCGTGATGGATTACAAAACGCACATCGGGTTTATCTATCCCCATTCCAAAAGCAATAGTGGCTACAATAACATCGCAATCTTCCATTAAGAATTTGTCTTGATGGCTAGATCTTGTTTTAGCATCTAAACCTGCGTGATACGGTAAAGCATTTACACCGTTTACTTGCAGTACTTGGGCTAACTCTTCTACGCGCTTGCGACTTAAACAATATATAATTCCAGATTTACCATCGTTTTGTTTTACAAAACGAATAATATCGGCATCTACATTTTTAGTTTTTGAGCGTACCTCGTAATATAAATTTGGCCTATTAAAGGATGCTTTAAAAGTTGTTGCTCCAGAAATCCCTAAGTTTTTAATAATATCTTCTTGAACTTTTGGAGTTGCTGTTGCGGTTAGGCCAATAATTGGAATATTATCACCAATACGGCCTATTATATGTCTTAAGTTTCTGTATTCTGGTCTAAAATCATGTCCCCACTCACTTATACAGTGTGCCTCATCTACGGCCATGAACGATATTTTTACAGTACGTAAAAACTCAACATTTTCCTCTTTTGTTAACGATTCTGGGGCTACATATAGTAATTTAGTTACACCATTTACGATATCTTCCTTTACGCGTTTAACTTCGGTTTTATTTAAAGATGAATTTAAAACGTGTGCAACGCCTTCCTCATCCGAAATCCCTCGAATAGCATCCACTTGGTTTTTCATTAATGCAATTAAAGGAGATACAATTATTGCTGTTCCCTCTTGCATTAATGCAGGCAATTGGTAACATAGCGATTTACCTCCACCCGTTGGCATAATCACAAATGTGTGATTACCCGTAATAATACTTGTTACTACATCTTCTTGTAGGCCTTTGAATTTATTGAATCCAAAATATTTTTTTAAGGCACTATGTATTTCTTTTTTAACTGTCAACATGAATTGTATGAATTATTTTTCACCTGTAAAGAGTAAACACACAAAGCCTATTAATTGCTATCAATTTCATTGTGTATTTAGAGAGTCTCAATCTTTTTTTCGTTAGTTTTGCAACGAAAAAACAAGTAAAAAATAAAATTAATTTAATTATCAAGTTTAAAGATAATAAAATCTTTAATGCTTCAACCATAAAAAATAATAAATTTTGAGTACAGAAAATTCTATTATTGAAACTGCTAAGCAAACAATTGAAATGGAAAGCAAAGCCATTTTAAACTTATCTAGCTTAGTAACAAAAGATTTTGCAGCTGCTGTAAATCTAATTTATAACTCCAAAGGACGCGTTATTATTACAGGTATTGGTAAAAGTGCCATTATTGGAAATAAAATTGTTGCTACTTTAAACTCCACCGGAACCCCTGCTATTTTCATGCATGCTGCCGATGCCATACACGGTGATTTGGGTTTGATTTTAAACGATGATGTGGTAATCTGTTTATCAAAAAGTGGTAACACTCCAGAAATTAAAGTGATAATTCCATTAATAAAACGTGCTAATAATAAAATGATTGCCATAACAGGAAATGTAAATTCCTTTTTAGCGCAACATGCTGATTATGTTTTAAATGCATACGTTGAAAAAGAAGCATGCCCAAACAATTTAGCTCCAACAACAAGTACTACAGCACAATTAGTAATTGGTGATGCTCTTGCAGTTTGCTTATTAAACTTACGCGGATTTTCGAGTACAGATTTCGCAAAATACCACCCAGGTGGTGCACTTGGTAAAAAACTATATTTAAGGGTTGAAGATATCTCTTCTACCAACGAAAAACCTGCAGTAAATGGCGATGCTAGCATCAAAGAGGTTATTGTAGAAATTACAGCAAAAATGCTTGGTGTAACCGCCGTTGTAGAAAACAACGAAATTATTGGTATAATTACAGACGGTGATTTACGTAGAATGTTAACTAAGGTTGACGATTTCTCTAAACTAATTGCTAAAGATATTATGGGTGCCAACCCTAAACGCATACAGTCTAACGCTATGGCCATAGAAGCTTTAGAGGTTATGGAAGCTAACGATATTTCTCAGCTTTTAGTTGAAGAAAACGGAAAGTATGCAGGTGTGGTTCACTTACACGATTTAATTAAAGAAGGCATTATATAATGGCGAAGAAGGATATTAATGAGATGTCTTTTTTAGACCATCTTGAGGATTTACGTTGGCACTTAATTCGAATTTGCTCGGCCGTAATGATTGTGGCAACGTTAGCATATATTTTTAGTCGTTTTATTTTCGACGAAATTATTTTTGCGCCACTACATATGGATTTCCCTACATACGATTTTCTATGTAAAGCAGCACAATTCCTAGGTGTAACTACCACATTTTGCGCCGATAAAATTCCTCTAATATTACAAAACCGGACCATGGCTGGGCAGTTTTCTGCCGATATTTGGACTGCTATTTTGGGTGGTTTCATAATTTCGTTCCCTTACGTTATTTACCAATTGTGGAGTTTTATTAGTCCAGGTTTGCATAGTAAAGAACGTAAACATTCACGTGGTTTTATCATTATTTGCTCACTCTTATTCTTTTTAGGTGTGCTTTTTGGCTACTATATTATTACACCGCTATCTATTAACTTTTTGGCAAATTATAGTATTTCCGCCATGGTGGATAACCAAATTGATATTAGCTCATATATCGCTTTAGTTCGTGCTTCGGCATTAGCGTCTGGCCTAATTTTCGAATTACCAATCATCATTTATTTTTTAACCAAAATAGGTTTGGTTACTCCAGAGTTCTTAAAAAAATATCGAAAATATGCTATGGTAATCGTATTAATTCTGTCGGCCATAATTACACCTCCAGATATTGCTAGTCAAGTTATTGTGGCTATTCCTATTATAATTTTATATCAAGTAAGTATTACTATTTCTAAAATAGTGATTAGAAATCAAAAACGAAAAGAGAAAAAAAATGTCAGAGTCAGTTAAAGAATTCAACGATTACCGTTCTAAAATGAACGATAAAATTTTAGGTGATAATAATAAGATTATAAAACGCATTTTTAACTTAGATACTAACGCTTTCGCGGAAGGAGCTCTCGATGTTAAAACCAAAGAATTACTTGGCTTGGTAGCTTCGGCTGTTCTACGCTGCGACGATTGCGTGAAATACCACCTAGAAACCAGTTATAAAATTGGGTTAAAAAAAGAAGAAGTTGTAGAAGCTTTGGGTATTGCAACACTAGTTGGCGGAACTATTGTAATTCCGCATTTACGAAGAGCTTATGAGTTTTGGGATGCTTTAGAAGAAGATAGCAAAACCCAATAAAAACATAAAAAACCAACAACTGTTAAAAAAGTGTATATGATTTCACTATTTTTAACGTTCACTATAAAGATATGATTTTAAAAGCCGAAAATTTAATGAAGTCCTACAGCGGACGAAAAGTTGTAAAAGATATTTCTCTTGAAGTTAATCAAGGTGAAATTGTTGGACTTTTAGGCCCTAATGGTGCCGGAAAAACAACTTCTTTTTACATGATTGTAGGTTTGGTAAAACCTAACGGCGGACATATTTTTCTTGATAATAAAGAAATCACCAACTACCCGATGTACAAACGTGCACAACATGGTATTGGTTATTTAGCACAAGAAGCTTCGGTTTTTAGAAAATTAAGTATTGAAGATAATATTTTAAGTGTGTTGCAACTTACTAAACTGAGTAAAAAAGAGCAAGTATACAAAATGGAATCGCTTATTGAAGAGTTTGGTTTAGGACATATTAGAAAATCTCGAGGCGATTTATTATCTGGTGGAGAACGTCGAAGAACAGAAATTGCTCGTGCTCTTGCAACCGACCCTAGTTTTATTTTATTAGATGAACCTTTTGCAGGTGTAGATCCTGTGGCTGTTGAGGATATTCAACGTATTGTAGCACAACTTACCAAAAAAAATATTGGAATCTTAATTACCGATCATAACGTACAAGAAACCCTTGCCATTACCGATAGAACATACTTAATGTTTGAAGGTAGTATTTTAAAAGCCGGTGAACCCGAAGAACTTGCTAGTGACGAAATGGTGCGTAAGGTATATTTAGGTCAGAATTTCGAGTTACGTAAAAAGAAAATTCGTGATTAAAGCTTAACTACTTTTTCATTATTCCATGTTTTTTTTGTCATTCCGCGTTTGATGCGGAATCCACTCTTTTTGAAATGACGCTTTCCGAAGTTTACTTTTATATGCTTATTATATTTATTCAGTTATTCACACTGTTAATTATAACAACATCGGAAGATTTAAAACAAAACAAACGTTACATAACATATTTAAAAATTACGCTGACACTTGTTTTTTCTGGTACTATTATGGAGCTATTGGACTGGAACCACTTATGCCCTTTTCAATGTATTCTTCTAACCTCCTCTCCATTTATCACTTTAAATTTAACAAAAGGGACTACTTGTCTTTTTAAAAAACTATTTAAAAAAGAACCTTTTCAAACCATTCGCAGAAAATTAAGTGATGGTATTTGGGTAAATAATAAAGGGGACATTAAACAAATTGATTATTATATTTTTTATTCATTTGTTTTATCAGCATTACCACTCATTATAATTGTTGGTTTATTTATAATTCTCAACAACACGATGTGTTAATTTATTTCATATTAAAAAATTAATCTATTTCATTAGAGAACCATTCACTTTAGGTTTTATGGTTTCGAACTCCCCATTTATAATTATACCTAAAATATTTTATTTTATAAAAACCAGACCTATTTCAAATTCATTTTAAAATACATTTGGAATGTTTAAAAATTATTTCATATCTTTATGATATCAAAATAATATCATTTTAAACTTAACAAATTAATCATGAAAGAAGAAAAAATTATTGTTCCTGCAAACGGTTATCTTATTCTATTTTTAACGGCTCTTCTTTTTTGCGGAAGTATATTTCTAGCTATTTTCACAAAAGAATCTTCTTTTTTCACCATAACACTTACCGTCTTTTTCTTTATTCCAGGATTTTTAATGGTGCAACCAAACAACGCAAGAGTATTATTGCTCTTCGGAAAATATGTGGGAACCGTTAAAAAGAATGGTCTGTTTTGGGTATTACCTTTTTATACTAAGAAAAAAATTTCCTTACGTGCTAGAAATTTTGATAGTGAGCGTTTAAAAGTAAACGACAAACTAGGTAACCCAATTATGATTAGTACCATTTTAGTTTGGCGCGTAAAAGACACATATAAAGCTGCTTTTGACGTGGACGATTTTGAAAATTTTGTACGTGTACAAACCGATGCTGCTGTTAGAAAACTTGCAAGTATGTATCCGTATGATAATTTTGCAGATGAAGGTTTAACCGAAGACATTACACTAAGATCGAGCGTGAATGAAGTTAGCGAAGCTTTAGAAAAGGAAATAGAAGAACGCTTATCTATTGCAGGAATTGAAGTTTTAGAGGCTAGAATTGGCTACTTAGCCTATGCTCAAGAAATTGCAAATGCGATGCTAAAACGCCAACAAGCAACAGCTATTGTTGCCGCCAGACATAAAATTGTTGAAGGTGCTGTTAGCATGGTTGAAATGGCTCTAGCAGAATTAGGTAAAAAACAAATTGTAGATTTAGATGAAGATCGTAAAGCCGCTATGGTTAGTAACTTAATGGTGATACTTTGTGGTGATAAGGATGCCTCTCCCGTGTTGAACACAGGAACTTTAAATCAATAAAAAATGCGCGTTTTTAAGGAAGAACAACGGTTTACACAAACTTGGATTATTACTCTACTAACTATTCAAGCTGTTATTGCAATAATCTTTGTTTCTAATGAATTTTTAAAATCAAGAAACGGAGATATCACAGAATACTTCGGAACGTTAGCCATCATTTTAGCTGCCACCGGATTAATATTCCTGTTTAAACTTAGAACCCGAATTGACGAGGTTGGTATACATTATCAGTTTTTTCCTTTTCATTTAAAATTGAAAACCATATTTTGGCGAGATATTGAAACTACAAAAATTCGAAATTATAATGCTTTTTCAGAATATGGCGGCTATGGCGTAAAAGGTACTTTCTTTGGAAAAAAAATTAGAGGTATCGCTATAAATGTTAGTGGAAACACTGGCATTCAGCTCAAGCTTAAAAATGGTAAAAAGATATTAATTGGTACTTTAAAGAAAAACGATGCCAACACTGTTATAAACAGATATTTTAATAAAAATTAATTATGGCTAAAAAAAAGGCTTTTGCATTACGTATTAATGAGGATATGCTAAAGGCTATTGAGAAATGGGCTGCGGATGAGTTCCGCAGCACTAATGGACAGTTGGAATGGATGCTTAATGAAAGTTTAAAAAAAGCTAAGCGCAACCCAAAACCTAAAAATAATTCCTCGGATTAATTATCCTTTTCTTCTTTCTAATAATACCATCATCATTAAACCTAAAACAATGCGGTATTCATCATCTGCATCAATGGTTTCTAATTTAGATACACTAAATTTTCTTCCAAAAAACGAACCTTCTTTTTTAAGTTTAACTATTGGTTTTTTATTCAAATCAAGCACACTATAACTCGGATTGAAAAAATAACCAGTAAAAAGGCCGAGAATAGGAATTTCCCCAAACATAGAATCAAACACCTTTATCCAAGCATTATCCTCACGAATATGGTATTGCAATTTCTGATTTTGATCTATAAGTTCATATTCAGCTTTCCAAATGGATCTCCATCCTTTTCTTGCTATTTTACCAAGTTCTGTGCCCTTTTTATCTTTCATACTGTAGGCAGCAGAAAAATCGATCCAACGATCGGCATTAATTCTATAATTTACTTCAGTCTTATTTTCATTGTCATAAATAAGAATATCTTCTTTAAGCTTAAACATTTTTTGTTTTACATAAGCAACTGTAGATCCCGAAGCATCTGTAGCTACAAAATCGTTTGCAAACGTTGAAATGTTAAACTTAAAATTTAAAGGAAATGTTATATTTTTCATCTAGATAAATTATTTGTTTTTTGATGCTTGTTCTTTTAATAATTTCTTTTGGTAACGTCCTTGTACTACATCTACAATAACCAAAACGGCTAATACAAAATAGAAAGTGGTTTTACTCATTGGCTCAATATTTTCACCAAATATATTAATGTGTGCTAAATGACCTCCCTCGGTAACTAGCATAATCCCAACTATAAACAGAATAAACAACCCAAGCACTTCGTACATACGATTTTTTGCCAAAAACGAAGAAATTTTATCGGCCATAACGAGCATTAACAATCCGCTTACCACAATAGCAATTGCCATTATAATAAATGCTGTTGTACTACTCTCTAAATGACTAGTAAGACCAATAGCAGCCAAAATAGAATCAAATGAAAACACTAAATTCATAATTACAATACTCGTAATTACGGCGTTGGCAGATTTTAAACGTTTACCACCTCCTTCTACATTATGCGTTAAATCGTGATTAGAAATCATATGCCAAATTTCCTTTATTGCCGTATAAATTATGAATCCGCCACCGACTAAAACAATAATACTGTGACCATTAAATGCAAAATGAAGAATATCTGCTATACCGCCTGTTAAGAATGAAAACGGTTCTTTAAAAAACCCAATAATTGAAACTAATACAAATAAAAGTACAATTCTTAAAACAATAGCAATTAAAATCCCCACTTTACGAACACGTTTTTGTTCTGTTTCTGGGGCTTTTTTACTTTCTAAAGAAATGTATAATAAGTTATCGAATCCTAAAACGGCTTGTAAAAGAATTAGCATTAATAGCGTGAAAATGTTTTCTAACATTGGTAAATTATTTGGAGTTTAAATTATCTAAAGCAGACAAAATTATATAAAGAATTATTATTAATGGTATAGCTGCAAATTGCAAAACAATTAAAAGTACCACGCACAAAATTAGAAAAACATAGCGCACTACATTATCCTTAAAACCATAGTTTTTAAATTTTAAGGCGAAAAGTTTTATGTTAGCATTTAATATGTAGCAACTAAGTAAAGTAAGCGCGATTAAAAACCACTTATTTAAAATAATAGAATTTATAATATCGTTATTTTGAAATTCAAGAATAAGAGGTAATGATAGAATTAATAACGCATTTGCTGGCGTTGGCAAGCCTTTAAAGTACGTTTGTTGATCTTCATCTATATTAAATTTAGCTAATCGATATGCCGATGCTAAAGTAATTAATAAGCCCATTAGTGGCAGGACTTGTAAGTTAGTCCCAATCCAA from Algibacter sp. L1A34 includes these protein-coding regions:
- a CDS encoding CDP-alcohol phosphatidyltransferase family protein, encoding MKKHIPNAITLLNLLSGCIAVILAVNDDFVAAALFVFLGIFFDFFDGFAARKLNVSSPLGLQLDSLADMVTSGLVPGIIMYKLLLLASGNFVDYSEASHWQEHSSWIGTNLQVLPLMGLLITLASAYRLAKFNIDEDQQTYFKGLPTPANALLILSLPLILEFQNNDIINSIILNKWFLIALTLLSCYILNANIKLFALKFKNYGFKDNVVRYVFLILCVVLLIVLQFAAIPLIIILYIILSALDNLNSK
- a CDS encoding TerC family protein; the encoded protein is MLENIFTLLMLILLQAVLGFDNLLYISLESKKAPETEQKRVRKVGILIAIVLRIVLLFVLVSIIGFFKEPFSFLTGGIADILHFAFNGHSIIVLVGGGFIIYTAIKEIWHMISNHDLTHNVEGGGKRLKSANAVITSIVIMNLVFSFDSILAAIGLTSHLESSTTAFIIMAIAIVVSGLLMLVMADKISSFLAKNRMYEVLGLFILFIVGIMLVTEGGHLAHINIFGENIEPMSKTTFYFVLAVLVIVDVVQGRYQKKLLKEQASKNK
- the lptB gene encoding LPS export ABC transporter ATP-binding protein, which codes for MILKAENLMKSYSGRKVVKDISLEVNQGEIVGLLGPNGAGKTTSFYMIVGLVKPNGGHIFLDNKEITNYPMYKRAQHGIGYLAQEASVFRKLSIEDNILSVLQLTKLSKKEQVYKMESLIEEFGLGHIRKSRGDLLSGGERRRTEIARALATDPSFILLDEPFAGVDPVAVEDIQRIVAQLTKKNIGILITDHNVQETLAITDRTYLMFEGSILKAGEPEELASDEMVRKVYLGQNFELRKKKIRD
- a CDS encoding Arc family DNA-binding protein — protein: MAKKKAFALRINEDMLKAIEKWAADEFRSTNGQLEWMLNESLKKAKRNPKPKNNSSD
- a CDS encoding ATP-dependent DNA helicase RecQ, yielding MLTVKKEIHSALKKYFGFNKFKGLQEDVVTSIITGNHTFVIMPTGGGKSLCYQLPALMQEGTAIIVSPLIALMKNQVDAIRGISDEEGVAHVLNSSLNKTEVKRVKEDIVNGVTKLLYVAPESLTKEENVEFLRTVKISFMAVDEAHCISEWGHDFRPEYRNLRHIIGRIGDNIPIIGLTATATPKVQEDIIKNLGISGATTFKASFNRPNLYYEVRSKTKNVDADIIRFVKQNDGKSGIIYCLSRKRVEELAQVLQVNGVNALPYHAGLDAKTRSSHQDKFLMEDCDVIVATIAFGMGIDKPDVRFVIHHDIPKSIESYYQETGRAGRDGGEGHCLAYYAYKDIEKLEKFMSGKPVAEQEIGHALLQEVVAFAETSMSRRKFILHYFGEEFDNETGDGGEMDDNVRHPKKKGEAKEQVKLLLETISNTNEKYKSKDLVNVLTGKENALINSHKTNEQVFFGKGKEKDTKYWMALLRQVLVAGFLKKDIETYGVIKLKDSGRDFIQNPVSFMMTEDHIFDGAQEDGSIITAAKGANAVADAVLMRMLKDLRKKNAKKLGVPPFVVFQDPSLEDMALKYPVTIVELGNVHGVGDGKAKKYGKDFVALIAQYVEDNDITRPDDLVVKSTGSNSANKLYIIQNVDRKLPLDDIASSKGMSMGDFIKEMEAIVYSGTKLNITYWIDDILDEDQQEEIHEYFMESNTDSITDAIEEFDGDYDDDELRLYRIKFISEVAN
- a CDS encoding sulfatase, yielding MADDLGYGDVGFNGNDKVITPYLDKMSKDGIKFTSFYAAAPLCSPTRASVLTGRSPFRQGVFAAHTGGMRPAETTIAEVLKKVDYSTGFFGKWHLGWVEPDKVESRGMYSPPWHHGYDETFATKSAVPTWDPTKTPERWNSWGSMDDGSWGGSIYVQNGKPVTENLDGDDSRIIMDRAIPFIEKSILDEKPFFATIWFHTPHEPVVAGPEYLAKYPDLPIGQKHYYGAITAMDEQIGRLNDFLKKHKVDDNTIIFFCSDNGPADPLTKKGIASAGPFRGHKHQMWEGGLRVPSLVVWPEHIKADQVSNYQSSTVDYLPTILDILNISPNKKIPLDGVSLKSVVLNSNFEERTVPIASGYQRLYNGTELYAYISGDYKICIPNKGKEIMLFNLKKDPGETHDLAAKKPELLRTMMAGLEEVKESWRLSREGKDYKW
- a CDS encoding SPFH domain-containing protein, with amino-acid sequence MKEEKIIVPANGYLILFLTALLFCGSIFLAIFTKESSFFTITLTVFFFIPGFLMVQPNNARVLLLFGKYVGTVKKNGLFWVLPFYTKKKISLRARNFDSERLKVNDKLGNPIMISTILVWRVKDTYKAAFDVDDFENFVRVQTDAAVRKLASMYPYDNFADEGLTEDITLRSSVNEVSEALEKEIEERLSIAGIEVLEARIGYLAYAQEIANAMLKRQQATAIVAARHKIVEGAVSMVEMALAELGKKQIVDLDEDRKAAMVSNLMVILCGDKDASPVLNTGTLNQ
- a CDS encoding carboxymuconolactone decarboxylase family protein, producing MSESVKEFNDYRSKMNDKILGDNNKIIKRIFNLDTNAFAEGALDVKTKELLGLVASAVLRCDDCVKYHLETSYKIGLKKEEVVEALGIATLVGGTIVIPHLRRAYEFWDALEEDSKTQ
- a CDS encoding SIS domain-containing protein, whose product is MSTENSIIETAKQTIEMESKAILNLSSLVTKDFAAAVNLIYNSKGRVIITGIGKSAIIGNKIVATLNSTGTPAIFMHAADAIHGDLGLILNDDVVICLSKSGNTPEIKVIIPLIKRANNKMIAITGNVNSFLAQHADYVLNAYVEKEACPNNLAPTTSTTAQLVIGDALAVCLLNLRGFSSTDFAKYHPGGALGKKLYLRVEDISSTNEKPAVNGDASIKEVIVEITAKMLGVTAVVENNEIIGIITDGDLRRMLTKVDDFSKLIAKDIMGANPKRIQSNAMAIEALEVMEANDISQLLVEENGKYAGVVHLHDLIKEGII
- the tatC gene encoding twin-arginine translocase subunit TatC, with protein sequence MAKKDINEMSFLDHLEDLRWHLIRICSAVMIVATLAYIFSRFIFDEIIFAPLHMDFPTYDFLCKAAQFLGVTTTFCADKIPLILQNRTMAGQFSADIWTAILGGFIISFPYVIYQLWSFISPGLHSKERKHSRGFIIICSLLFFLGVLFGYYIITPLSINFLANYSISAMVDNQIDISSYIALVRASALASGLIFELPIIIYFLTKIGLVTPEFLKKYRKYAMVIVLILSAIITPPDIASQVIVAIPIIILYQVSITISKIVIRNQKRKEKKNVRVS